The following are encoded together in the Candidatus Methylomirabilis oxygeniifera genome:
- a CDS encoding exported protein of unknown function (Evidence 5 : No homology to any previously reported sequences) translates to MVRGQARQSKFLREAAVAVVVISIIVVAIACGRDTPPLPGQSLPRQAGPVASALQDERRDPAMYQSRGRRDPFRPSRMMMAEKPPTVHLTLKGIVREARSLYALVESDLPPGMGYVIRENDVVDSAKVVKITNDSVVFEVQTKSPEGKLLTRYVEKHLPPIVSR, encoded by the coding sequence GTGGTGAGGGGGCAAGCGCGACAAAGTAAATTCCTGCGCGAGGCAGCCGTTGCCGTTGTGGTCATCTCGATTATTGTGGTGGCCATAGCCTGCGGCAGAGATACGCCCCCGCTCCCTGGACAGAGCCTGCCCAGGCAGGCAGGTCCCGTTGCTTCCGCGCTTCAGGATGAGAGGCGGGATCCTGCTATGTATCAGTCGAGAGGGCGTCGCGATCCGTTTCGACCATCTCGGATGATGATGGCAGAAAAGCCCCCGACAGTGCATCTCACGCTAAAGGGTATTGTTCGGGAAGCCCGCTCCCTCTATGCGTTGGTGGAGTCGGATCTGCCGCCAGGTATGGGGTACGTCATCCGCGAAAACGATGTAGTTGATTCGGCCAAAGTCGTGAAGATTACCAATGATAGCGTCGTGTTTGAGGTGCAAACAAAGAGTCCGGAGGGTAAGTTGCTGACTCGTTACGTAGAAAAACATTTGCCGCCGATCGTATCGAGATAA
- a CDS encoding protein of unknown function (Evidence 5 : No homology to any previously reported sequences), whose amino-acid sequence MLPSFDLSAHTANLPLTQKVALGVVVGTLAVILYWQFVLGAEWAARSEAQAELLRLRAQVEQTRQIAGRKPHLEQEIKLLEAQLQRTVQQLPTEKEIPALLKRVAGLGQETDLDVTLFKPGTPVAKEFYTEVPIQLKVTGTYHDVGLLFERFGQLERIVNVADLTVREATKGRRAGDTIQAEFSVVTYSYTGASGAKSGEGASATK is encoded by the coding sequence ATGCTGCCTTCTTTTGACCTGTCGGCTCACACGGCTAATCTCCCGCTGACGCAAAAGGTCGCTCTCGGTGTCGTCGTCGGTACACTGGCAGTCATTCTCTACTGGCAATTTGTTCTCGGAGCGGAATGGGCCGCACGGAGCGAAGCCCAAGCCGAATTGCTCCGATTGAGAGCGCAGGTGGAACAGACCAGGCAGATCGCCGGCCGGAAGCCTCACCTTGAACAAGAGATCAAGCTTCTGGAGGCGCAGCTTCAGCGGACAGTCCAGCAGCTTCCGACTGAAAAAGAGATTCCAGCGTTATTGAAACGAGTTGCCGGCCTCGGTCAGGAGACGGATTTGGATGTCACCTTGTTCAAGCCAGGGACCCCTGTGGCAAAGGAGTTCTACACTGAAGTTCCCATCCAACTCAAGGTAACGGGAACGTACCATGACGTCGGGCTTCTCTTTGAGCGATTTGGCCAGTTGGAGCGGATTGTCAACGTCGCTGACCTCACCGTTCGTGAGGCAACAAAAGGGCGGAGGGCTGGAGACACCATCCAGGCTGAGTTTAGCGTGGTAACCTATAGCTACACAGGCGCTTCTGGGGCGAAGAGTGGTGAGGGGGCAAGCGCGACAAAGTAA
- a CDS encoding putative Pili assembly protein (Evidence 3 : Function proposed based on presence of conserved amino acid motif, structural feature or limited homology) → MIRINLLPREKRRKKGQVKVPQAAIIAAMILAVGGMWGYWLVVRRDVTQLRADIVATIDEITRNQQTVQLVEQYSRDKKQLQDRLALVQRLADGQDSPVRLLDGISQALPEGGWLTGISKVSGRLVIRGYASSHVVVAELMLALQRLKPIISSVELNFSELELYETKPVERFEILAILSA, encoded by the coding sequence ATGATCAGGATCAACCTTCTTCCGCGTGAGAAGCGTCGAAAAAAAGGTCAGGTCAAGGTCCCTCAGGCGGCGATTATCGCTGCCATGATTCTGGCTGTCGGCGGGATGTGGGGGTACTGGCTGGTTGTGAGGCGGGACGTCACACAACTTCGGGCCGATATCGTCGCGACAATCGACGAGATCACCAGGAACCAACAGACGGTCCAATTGGTTGAGCAGTATAGTCGCGATAAGAAACAGCTTCAGGATCGCCTTGCGCTTGTGCAGCGCTTGGCCGACGGCCAGGATAGTCCGGTCCGTTTACTTGACGGCATCAGCCAGGCATTACCTGAGGGCGGATGGCTCACCGGAATCAGTAAGGTCTCCGGACGGTTGGTGATTCGGGGATATGCCTCCTCACACGTTGTTGTTGCCGAATTAATGCTGGCGCTTCAGCGACTCAAGCCGATCATTAGCAGTGTTGAACTGAACTTTTCTGAGCTTGAGTTGTATGAAACCAAGCCGGTCGAGCGATTCGAGATCCTTGCGATCTTGTCAGCGTAG